The window TGCTGAAGAACAGGTACTGAGCGAGGGAGCTTTCATCAACCGGATGTTGCTTTAGATAATCGTAGACCACGCCGGCGCGAAAGTCTTCCTGAGGTATGGCACACAGCTCGGCGACAAACTGATCGATAGAGACTAGTCGTGCGGTTGCTTCAACGCTCATGATTCAGTTCCTAACCACGGCGGAGGCGCACGCTACCCCGGCTCGGCGGTCGTCTCTCTTTTTCGCGGTAAGGCTGGCCCGGGCTACTCGTCGTGCAGCAGCGATCTCAATTGCTCGCGAAGCTCGGGAGTATTCTCGTGTCCGTGACTTCCGACTGCGTGTTGAACGGCAATCTCGAGGATCTCTTCGTCTAATTCGTCGCTACTTTTTCCCAAAGGCGCGAACGCGAGCCACGACGGCAGCGACCTCTTCGTCCGATAGCTTGGCCTTGAACGCAGGCATGAACTTGCCTTTTCCGTTCTTCGTCGCCTCGGTGATCTGGGCATCCGTATGCGACTTCTGCCACGCCGCATCAGTGAAATCCGGCTGCCCCTTCTTGCGCCAATTCGGAATTCCACGCCCATCCTTGCCGTGGCAGGTCGCGCAC is drawn from Acidobacteriota bacterium and contains these coding sequences:
- a CDS encoding c-type cytochrome, translated to MKNSTKFKGSISLAAIILSAYVLTTGTPAGTPAPYPVADGAALYTAKCATCHGKDGRGIPNWRKKGQPDFTDAAWQKSHTDAQITEATKNGKGKFMPAFKAKLSDEEVAAVVARVRAFGKK
- a CDS encoding DUF1059 domain-containing protein, translating into MGKSSDELDEEILEIAVQHAVGSHGHENTPELREQLRSLLHDE